One stretch of Desulfovibrionales bacterium DNA includes these proteins:
- a CDS encoding chemotaxis protein CheA, which translates to MNPEDKHAQTYLEEARELLAELEEAVLELENNMADMELVNRIFRAMHTIKGSGAMFGFDAVAGFTHHVETVMDQVRNGVIPITNDLIGLILAARDEISSMLFGTSETDSGGREEIIAALRSLLPGETNEGEAAGPRTKEADPDSGAEVQPVSSRGMRATYRIRFIPGSDTLRYGNDPIALLNEMGNLGELRVTALSDRIPCLEEINYDECYLGWDMTLISEADINAIRDVFIFVEDSSEVAIEKIANETTIGDAVTEKVGEILVARGDVPAEAVERAAKDQKKIGEILVEAGTVSKEKVNSALVEQHIIRQQAEKHSATSIRVAAEKLDQLINIVGELVTTQAQLTQASGSNGNSELLTAVESVERLTGELRDCVLGVRMLPIGSTFAKFKRLVRDLSAGLGKEVDFITEGDETELDKTVIEKIGDPLVHLIRNSLDHGIEIPEKRETSGKPRRGIIRLTASHAGGEVVISVEDDGKGLDTEAIVRKAMEKGLIDDAKSLSDSQIFNLIFQPGFSTAEVVTDVSGRGVGMDVVRREIEALRGSFDIQSKKGRGATVTVRLPLTLAIIDGLLVESGRERFVIPLHHVQECVELTGRDINNTHGRHVMNVRDRLVPYVRLSEFFVTADREALSIEQVIVVQAEDFVTGLVVDRIVGEKQAVIKPLGKMFRQADGVSGATILGDGTVALILDVPQITRCAQREEAA; encoded by the coding sequence ATGAACCCTGAAGATAAACACGCCCAGACCTACCTGGAAGAAGCCAGGGAACTGCTGGCCGAACTGGAAGAGGCCGTGCTTGAGTTGGAAAACAACATGGCCGACATGGAGCTTGTGAACCGTATTTTTCGGGCCATGCATACAATTAAAGGTTCCGGGGCTATGTTCGGTTTTGATGCCGTTGCCGGGTTTACCCACCACGTGGAGACCGTTATGGATCAGGTGCGAAACGGCGTCATCCCGATTACGAATGACCTCATCGGCCTGATCCTGGCGGCGCGGGACGAGATCTCATCTATGCTGTTCGGTACATCTGAGACGGATTCGGGTGGCCGGGAGGAGATTATCGCCGCATTGCGTTCGCTTTTACCCGGAGAGACGAATGAGGGAGAGGCAGCAGGCCCAAGGACAAAAGAGGCAGATCCTGATTCGGGGGCCGAAGTTCAACCGGTAAGCAGTAGGGGCATGAGAGCTACATATCGTATCCGATTTATCCCCGGGAGCGATACGCTTCGCTATGGGAACGATCCTATCGCCTTACTTAACGAGATGGGCAACCTCGGAGAGCTGCGGGTCACTGCTCTTTCCGACCGCATCCCCTGCCTGGAAGAAATCAATTATGATGAGTGTTATCTCGGATGGGACATGACTCTTATATCTGAGGCCGATATCAACGCTATCCGCGATGTCTTTATCTTTGTGGAAGACAGCAGTGAGGTGGCCATTGAAAAGATAGCAAATGAGACCACGATTGGTGATGCGGTGACTGAGAAGGTTGGTGAGATACTGGTTGCCCGCGGAGATGTCCCTGCCGAAGCGGTGGAAAGGGCCGCGAAGGATCAAAAAAAGATCGGGGAGATACTGGTCGAGGCCGGTACGGTGTCTAAGGAGAAGGTTAATTCAGCCTTGGTCGAGCAGCATATTATCCGGCAGCAGGCGGAAAAACATAGCGCTACCAGCATCCGCGTGGCAGCCGAAAAACTTGACCAGCTCATCAATATAGTGGGTGAGTTGGTCACTACGCAGGCCCAGCTCACCCAGGCGTCCGGGTCTAACGGGAACTCGGAACTGCTGACGGCTGTAGAGAGTGTCGAGCGTCTTACCGGTGAATTGCGCGATTGTGTCCTGGGAGTGCGTATGCTGCCTATTGGTTCTACTTTTGCCAAGTTTAAAAGATTGGTGCGCGATCTTTCCGCGGGACTGGGCAAGGAAGTTGATTTTATCACAGAGGGAGACGAAACGGAACTCGATAAAACGGTTATCGAGAAGATCGGCGATCCCCTGGTTCATCTTATCCGAAATAGTTTAGACCACGGTATTGAGATCCCGGAGAAAAGAGAGACCTCCGGTAAACCTCGTCGCGGCATAATTCGTTTGACAGCGTCTCATGCCGGAGGGGAGGTGGTTATATCGGTTGAGGATGACGGCAAGGGGCTTGATACAGAGGCCATCGTCCGTAAGGCTATGGAAAAAGGCCTGATTGATGACGCAAAGAGCCTCTCTGATTCCCAGATATTTAATCTCATTTTTCAGCCGGGATTTTCTACCGCTGAAGTGGTCACCGATGTCTCCGGCCGCGGGGTAGGCATGGACGTGGTAAGGCGGGAGATAGAGGCCCTGCGCGGTTCGTTTGATATCCAGAGTAAAAAAGGGCGAGGCGCCACGGTTACGGTCAGACTGCCCCTGACCCTGGCCATAATCGACGGCCTCCTGGTGGAGTCAGGCCGGGAGCGGTTTGTGATCCCGCTGCATCATGTGCAGGAGTGTGTGGAATTGACCGGGCGTGATATTAATAATACACACGGACGCCATGTGATGAATGTCCGGGATAGACTTGTTCCTTATGTCCGGTTAAGTGAATTCTTTGTTACGGCGGATAGAGAAGCGCTATCTATAGAACAGGTCATCGTGGTGCAGGCCGAGGATTTCGTTACGGGCCTGGTTGTGGACAGGATTGTGGGTGAGAAACAGGCGGTGATTAAACCTCTGGGCAAGATGTTCAGACAGGCCGACGGCGTATCCGGGGCCACCATACTGGGTGACGGCACGGTGGCCTTAATTTTGGACGTACCCCAGATCACGCGGTGCGCACAGCGTGAGGAGGCGGCATGA
- a CDS encoding chemotaxis protein CheW, whose amino-acid sequence MDEIRQYLTFVLNGEDFALETSRVKEVLEYTTITRIPRMPDFLCGVINLRGNVVPVMDMRLKLGMLTAERTVDTCIVIVEVELDGETVTIGCLVDSVKEVLEIPAGEIEPAPKMGMRLRADFIQGMARQNEGFIIILDINCILSIDEITLMSAASGPAIEADAMGKATSENVYTEQAI is encoded by the coding sequence ATGGACGAGATCAGGCAGTATCTTACCTTTGTCTTAAACGGAGAGGATTTTGCCCTGGAGACCTCGAGGGTAAAAGAGGTGCTGGAGTACACTACCATTACCCGGATACCGCGTATGCCGGATTTTCTCTGCGGCGTGATAAATTTAAGAGGCAACGTAGTCCCGGTTATGGATATGCGTTTAAAACTGGGGATGCTGACGGCAGAGCGAACCGTCGATACCTGCATTGTGATTGTGGAAGTGGAGCTTGATGGGGAGACAGTCACGATAGGATGCCTTGTGGATTCAGTCAAAGAAGTCCTGGAGATACCGGCCGGTGAGATCGAACCGGCGCCCAAGATGGGGATGCGCCTCAGGGCTGACTTTATCCAGGGCATGGCCAGGCAGAACGAAGGATTTATCATCATTCTGGATATCAACTGCATCCTTTCCATCGATGAAATAACGCTCATGTCCGCCGCCAGCGGACCGGCGATTGAGGCGGATGCGATGGGCAAAGCGACCTCTGAGAATGTTTATACGGAGCAGGCGATTTAG
- a CDS encoding protein-glutamate O-methyltransferase, whose product MADITPGLHANIPIFNPPDMSDQEFALFSDLVYRHAGITLPLAKRNMLVSRLLKRLRALELHSFFDYYNYITSPEGRQAEFPHTIDMISTNKTEFFREAGHFKFLKEVVLPELATRVRCVGEGKITAWSAGCSSGEEPYTLAMVMIEYLKAYGGGEFSILATDISHRMLDKGRRAVYAGPEIQGIPEDYLRKYFLRGTKGQEGYYRVAPELRNRVGFQHYNFMDDSVPFHGSMDFIFCRNVMIYFDQGTRTRLIKKFYKHLVDGGYLFIGHSETLHGMETDFKLASPTVYRKM is encoded by the coding sequence ATGGCGGACATAACCCCCGGCTTACATGCGAATATTCCCATTTTTAATCCTCCTGACATGTCTGACCAGGAGTTTGCCCTGTTCAGCGATCTTGTGTACCGCCATGCCGGGATAACCCTTCCCCTTGCTAAAAGGAACATGCTTGTTTCACGATTGCTAAAACGCCTCAGAGCCCTTGAGCTGCATTCTTTTTTTGATTATTACAATTACATAACCAGTCCGGAGGGCCGGCAGGCCGAATTCCCACATACTATCGATATGATCAGCACCAACAAGACCGAGTTTTTCCGGGAGGCAGGCCATTTTAAGTTCTTAAAAGAGGTGGTCTTGCCGGAGTTGGCGACCCGGGTACGCTGCGTAGGCGAGGGGAAAATCACGGCTTGGAGCGCAGGTTGTTCCTCGGGAGAAGAACCTTATACCTTAGCTATGGTCATGATAGAGTATCTTAAGGCTTACGGGGGCGGTGAATTTTCTATCCTGGCTACGGATATATCACACCGCATGTTGGATAAGGGCCGGCGCGCAGTTTATGCCGGGCCGGAAATTCAAGGTATTCCCGAGGATTATCTGAGGAAGTATTTCCTGCGCGGGACAAAGGGACAGGAGGGTTATTATCGTGTGGCGCCGGAGTTGCGCAACCGGGTGGGGTTTCAGCATTATAATTTTATGGACGACTCCGTTCCTTTCCACGGGTCTATGGATTTTATTTTTTGCCGCAATGTCATGATATATTTCGACCAGGGGACCAGAACCAGGTTGATAAAGAAGTTTTATAAGCATCTCGTTGACGGAGGGTATCTGTTCATCGGCCATTCGGAGACCCTGCACGGGATGGAGACGGATTTTAAACTGGCCAGCCCGACGGTTTATAGGAAGATGTAA
- a CDS encoding chemotaxis response regulator protein-glutamate methylesterase: MSEKIKVLVVDDSAVVRQTLNEILDSDPDIEVIATAQDPYVAAERLKKAVPDVITLDVEMPRMDGITFLRKLMAQHPIPVVICSTLTTQGAQTTLQALEYGAVEIIEKPKMGTKQFLEESRIRICDAVKAAAQVTLRPRKIRKVEEKLTADVIMAKPKTKAMAETTEKVVLIGASTGGTEALRAFLEALPHDTPGMVIVQHMPEKFTSAFAARLNGLCRVEVKEAENGDGVVTGRALIAPGNKHTLLKRSGARYYVEIKDGPLVSRHRPSVDVLFRSGARYAGTNAVGVIMTGMGDDGAQGLLEMKEAGAFTIAQDEATCVVFGMPKEAIKRGAVDKILPLPAIPREVIKICSG; this comes from the coding sequence ATGAGCGAGAAAATCAAGGTGCTGGTCGTCGATGACTCTGCTGTAGTGCGGCAGACGCTGAACGAGATATTAGACTCTGATCCGGATATCGAGGTAATCGCTACCGCGCAGGATCCTTATGTAGCGGCGGAGCGCCTGAAAAAGGCTGTGCCGGATGTTATTACCCTGGATGTAGAGATGCCGCGCATGGATGGTATCACCTTCCTGCGCAAGCTTATGGCTCAGCATCCCATACCCGTGGTTATCTGCTCGACACTGACTACACAGGGCGCCCAGACAACCCTTCAGGCCCTGGAATATGGCGCAGTGGAGATCATCGAGAAGCCCAAGATGGGGACAAAGCAGTTTCTGGAGGAGTCCAGGATACGCATCTGCGACGCTGTTAAGGCGGCGGCTCAGGTCACATTACGTCCCAGAAAAATCAGAAAAGTTGAAGAAAAGCTGACGGCGGATGTAATCATGGCCAAACCAAAGACTAAGGCCATGGCCGAAACCACGGAGAAGGTAGTCCTGATCGGGGCTTCCACCGGCGGTACAGAGGCGTTAAGAGCGTTCCTCGAGGCCCTGCCGCACGACACCCCGGGCATGGTGATTGTCCAGCACATGCCTGAGAAATTTACCTCAGCCTTTGCCGCGCGGCTGAACGGCCTTTGCCGGGTGGAGGTTAAAGAGGCTGAAAATGGCGATGGAGTAGTAACCGGACGGGCCTTGATTGCCCCAGGCAACAAGCATACCTTGCTTAAGCGGAGTGGCGCCCGGTATTATGTGGAGATTAAGGACGGGCCTTTAGTCTCCCGTCATCGCCCGTCTGTGGATGTGCTCTTTCGCTCCGGGGCCCGCTATGCCGGGACCAATGCTGTCGGTGTCATCATGACCGGCATGGGCGACGATGGCGCTCAGGGGCTGCTGGAAATGAAGGAGGCCGGGGCCTTTACCATTGCCCAGGACGAGGCCACCTGTGTGGTTTTTGGCATGCCCAAAGAGGCCATAAAGCGTGGCGCCGTAGATAAGATATTGCCGCTGCCCGCTATTCCGAGAGAGGTTATCAAGATATGTTCGGGATGA
- the ppsA gene encoding phosphoenolpyruvate synthase — protein sequence MGKSKNRFILWFDEIGIKDIPLVGGKNASLGEMYQKLIRKGVNVPGGFAITAEAYKYLLKTSGVDKKIREILEGLDTHNIKDLMQRGEKVRNVVRNAPFPDDLTKTIADAYKRMEKEYGVGVDVAVRSSATAEDLPDASFAGQQETYLNIRGEEHLMDACKRCFASLFTNRAISYRQDKGFGHFDVYLSIAVQKMIRSDSSSSGVMFSIDTESGFKDAVFITGAWGLGENVVQGAVNPDEFYVFKPTLKNGKMPIVVKKLGTKEIKMVYTNNLRKPIVNKPTSLTERNQYVLSDEELATLARWACVIEDHYSKEAGYFKPMDIEWAKDGDGKKAGTGKLYIVQARPETVHSQKDVNFIETYVLKETGKLLVTGQAVGSRIGQGKVNLIKSSKNILDFKPGQVLVTDMTDPDWEPIMKIAAAIVTNRGGRTCHAAIVSRELGIPCVIGTEKADKVLRAGQTVTVSCCEGETGHIYEGMLKYKVERTDLKKLPQTRTKIMMNVGIPERAFIQGQIPNDGVGLAREEFIINSHIGIHPLALIHYKELKGKARKDKKIAKVIEQIDLRTPHYKDKVQFFVDTLAQGIGRIGAGFYPNDVIVRLSDFKTNEYANLIGGFLYEPVESNPMIGWRGASRYYDPAYESAFALECKALLKVRDEMGLTNVKVMVPFCRTVEEGKKVIEVMKKYGLVQGKKGLEVYVMCEIPSNVVLADEFSKVFDGFSIGSNDLTQLTMGLDRDSELISHISDERNEAVKRLIAQVIKVARANKRKIGICGQGPSDFPEFAEFLVECGIDSMSLNPDTAVKTRLLVAEREKKLGIKP from the coding sequence ATGGGTAAGAGCAAAAATCGGTTTATACTATGGTTTGACGAGATAGGCATCAAGGATATTCCGTTGGTCGGCGGGAAAAACGCTTCACTGGGAGAGATGTATCAAAAACTGATCAGGAAAGGCGTCAACGTCCCGGGTGGTTTTGCCATAACGGCTGAGGCTTACAAATATCTGCTCAAGACGTCCGGTGTCGATAAAAAGATACGGGAAATTTTGGAAGGGTTGGATACCCACAATATTAAAGACCTGATGCAGCGTGGAGAAAAGGTGCGCAATGTAGTGCGTAACGCCCCTTTCCCGGATGATCTCACAAAGACTATTGCTGATGCCTATAAACGGATGGAGAAGGAGTACGGGGTTGGTGTGGACGTTGCGGTCCGTTCTTCTGCTACTGCCGAAGACTTACCCGATGCCTCGTTTGCCGGCCAGCAGGAGACCTATCTGAATATCCGGGGGGAAGAACATCTTATGGATGCCTGTAAGAGATGTTTTGCCAGTCTGTTTACCAACCGGGCCATTTCCTACAGGCAGGACAAGGGATTTGGTCATTTTGATGTCTATTTATCCATAGCCGTCCAGAAGATGATACGAAGTGATTCATCCAGCTCCGGCGTTATGTTTTCTATTGATACAGAGTCCGGCTTCAAAGACGCGGTCTTTATTACCGGCGCTTGGGGTCTGGGTGAAAACGTGGTGCAGGGAGCGGTCAACCCCGATGAATTTTATGTCTTTAAGCCGACCCTCAAGAACGGCAAGATGCCCATAGTCGTCAAGAAACTGGGGACCAAAGAGATAAAGATGGTTTATACGAACAACTTGAGAAAACCAATTGTTAATAAGCCGACATCGCTTACTGAGAGAAATCAGTATGTGCTTTCGGATGAAGAACTGGCTACCCTGGCGCGTTGGGCCTGTGTGATTGAAGATCACTACAGTAAAGAGGCCGGTTATTTCAAGCCTATGGACATCGAGTGGGCCAAGGATGGAGACGGCAAAAAGGCAGGGACCGGGAAGCTCTATATCGTACAGGCCAGGCCGGAGACAGTGCATTCCCAGAAGGATGTCAATTTTATAGAGACATACGTCTTGAAAGAGACAGGAAAGCTCCTTGTCACCGGGCAGGCGGTCGGCTCCAGGATAGGTCAGGGCAAGGTAAATCTTATTAAGAGTTCTAAAAACATCCTGGATTTCAAGCCGGGGCAGGTGTTGGTGACGGATATGACCGACCCGGACTGGGAGCCGATCATGAAGATCGCTGCGGCCATCGTCACTAACCGCGGCGGGCGGACGTGCCATGCGGCTATCGTGTCCCGGGAATTGGGTATCCCTTGTGTTATTGGGACAGAAAAGGCGGATAAGGTCTTAAGGGCCGGCCAGACTGTTACTGTGTCATGCTGTGAAGGAGAAACCGGCCATATATATGAAGGCATGTTGAAGTATAAGGTAGAACGCACTGACCTGAAGAAATTGCCCCAAACCCGCACCAAGATAATGATGAATGTAGGTATCCCGGAAAGGGCCTTCATCCAGGGCCAGATTCCGAATGATGGCGTCGGCCTGGCACGGGAGGAGTTCATCATCAATTCTCATATCGGCATACACCCCCTGGCGCTCATCCATTACAAAGAGCTTAAGGGAAAGGCGCGGAAAGATAAGAAAATAGCAAAGGTAATAGAGCAGATCGATCTGCGCACTCCCCATTATAAAGACAAGGTGCAATTTTTTGTAGATACTCTGGCCCAGGGTATCGGGCGGATCGGCGCCGGTTTTTATCCCAATGATGTTATTGTGCGTCTTTCCGATTTCAAGACCAACGAATACGCTAATTTAATCGGTGGATTTCTTTATGAGCCGGTCGAGAGCAACCCCATGATCGGCTGGCGTGGGGCTTCGCGCTATTATGATCCGGCCTATGAATCTGCTTTTGCGCTGGAGTGCAAAGCGCTACTCAAGGTGAGGGATGAGATGGGCCTGACCAATGTCAAGGTCATGGTTCCATTCTGCCGGACTGTGGAAGAAGGGAAGAAAGTAATCGAGGTTATGAAGAAATACGGCCTGGTTCAGGGCAAAAAGGGGCTGGAAGTCTATGTGATGTGCGAGATACCCAGCAATGTTGTGCTGGCTGATGAGTTTTCCAAGGTATTCGACGGGTTCTCCATCGGTTCTAATGACCTGACCCAGTTGACCATGGGGTTAGACCGGGATTCAGAGCTTATCTCCCATATTTCCGATGAACGTAATGAGGCGGTGAAGCGCTTAATTGCCCAGGTTATTAAGGTGGCGAGGGCCAACAAGAGGAAGATAGGCATCTGTGGACAGGGGCCGAGCGATTTTCCCGAATTCGCTGAGTTTCTTGTGGAATGCGGGATTGACTCTATGAGCCTGAACCCGGACACGGCGGTCAAGACCAGACTGCTCGTGGCGGAGAGGGAGAAGAAGCTGGGGATCAAACCGTAA
- the ahcY gene encoding adenosylhomocysteinase yields the protein MKHHIKDEKLADKGKLRIEWAGQSMPVLNIIRDRFEKEKPLKGMRIAACLHVTTETAALMETLKAGGADVAICASNPLSTQDDVAASLVKNSGIPVFAIKGEDHDTYYSHIRSVLKIKPMITMDDGADLVSTLHSEKKDLIPSILAGTEETTTGVIRLRSMAMDKVLGYPIIAVNDAKTKHFFDNRYGTGQSTIDGIIRATNRLLAGSVFVVCGYGWCGRGLASRARGMGARVIITEVDPLKSLEAVMDGYAVMPMEEATRIGDIYCTLTGNIHVIRKEHFLKMKDGAIVSNSGHFNVELDLDGLAEVTEKRRMIREYVEEYTLANGKRVYVLGEGRLINLAAAEGHPSSVMDMSFANQALSAEYIAKHHGQMRKEVYPVPEEIDRRIALMKLRSMGIHIDKLTAEQEKYLSSWEMGT from the coding sequence ATGAAACACCACATTAAAGACGAAAAACTCGCTGATAAAGGAAAACTCCGGATAGAATGGGCCGGCCAGAGTATGCCCGTGCTCAATATTATCCGGGATCGCTTTGAAAAGGAAAAGCCGCTCAAAGGTATGCGCATTGCCGCCTGTCTCCATGTGACCACGGAAACAGCGGCCCTGATGGAGACACTAAAGGCCGGGGGCGCGGATGTGGCCATCTGCGCTTCTAATCCCCTCAGCACACAGGACGATGTAGCCGCCTCTTTGGTTAAGAATAGCGGCATCCCTGTCTTTGCCATTAAAGGTGAAGACCATGATACCTACTACAGCCACATCCGCTCTGTGCTGAAAATAAAACCTATGATAACTATGGATGACGGCGCCGACCTGGTATCGACGCTCCATTCAGAGAAAAAAGACCTTATCCCCTCTATCCTGGCCGGCACAGAAGAGACAACCACCGGAGTCATCCGGCTACGCAGTATGGCCATGGATAAGGTCCTTGGTTATCCTATAATCGCCGTAAATGACGCCAAGACCAAACACTTCTTTGATAATCGCTACGGAACCGGTCAGAGCACCATCGACGGCATCATCAGGGCCACCAATCGTCTCCTGGCCGGAAGCGTCTTTGTGGTCTGCGGTTATGGTTGGTGCGGCCGGGGATTAGCTAGCCGGGCCCGGGGCATGGGAGCGCGGGTTATTATTACCGAGGTTGATCCTCTGAAGTCGCTGGAAGCGGTCATGGATGGCTATGCCGTCATGCCCATGGAAGAAGCCACCCGGATCGGGGATATTTATTGCACACTTACCGGTAATATCCATGTCATACGCAAGGAACACTTTCTTAAAATGAAAGATGGGGCCATCGTCTCCAACTCCGGCCACTTTAACGTCGAGCTGGACCTTGACGGCCTGGCGGAGGTAACCGAAAAAAGGCGCATGATCCGGGAATATGTAGAAGAATATACACTGGCCAACGGCAAACGGGTTTACGTATTAGGAGAAGGACGGCTCATTAACCTGGCTGCGGCCGAAGGGCATCCATCGAGCGTCATGGACATGAGTTTTGCCAATCAGGCCCTGTCCGCCGAATACATAGCAAAACACCATGGTCAGATGAGAAAAGAGGTTTACCCGGTTCCGGAAGAGATCGACCGCCGGATCGCCTTAATGAAACTCCGGTCTATGGGAATACACATAGATAAGCTGACGGCAGAACAGGAAAAATACCTTAGTTCATGGGAAATGGGAACGTAA
- the metK gene encoding methionine adenosyltransferase has translation MFMKNCLFTSESVTEGHPDKVADQISDAILDAILEKDKMGRVACETLVTTGMVLLAGEITTDCYVDMPQIVRGAIKEIGYTDSSMGFDWQTCAVLSSIDKQSPDIAQGVNGTGLYHEMGAGDQGLMFGYASDETPDFMPMPIWYAHKLAMRLAEVRKKGILTFLRPDGKTQVTVRYVNGEPVSIPTVVIAAQHTPEVSYKEIKEAIVEEVIRKVIPAHLMTDDTEYLINTTGRFVVGGPLADCGVTGRKIIVDTYGGRGHHGGGAFSGKDPSKVDRSPSYMARYVAKNVVAAGLARECEVQVAYSIGLARPLSINLNTYSTEAIPNDRIVKIITENFSFKPADVISYLDLRRPIFKKTAAYGHFGRPEPEFTWEKLDKVELLKDKAGL, from the coding sequence ATGTTCATGAAAAATTGCCTTTTTACCTCAGAATCGGTTACCGAGGGACATCCGGATAAAGTAGCTGACCAGATCTCTGATGCTATCCTTGACGCTATACTGGAAAAGGATAAAATGGGCCGGGTGGCCTGTGAGACATTGGTGACTACCGGCATGGTCCTGTTAGCCGGCGAGATCACTACGGATTGCTATGTAGATATGCCGCAAATTGTACGCGGCGCCATAAAAGAAATCGGCTATACAGATTCATCCATGGGTTTTGACTGGCAGACCTGTGCTGTTCTTTCCAGCATCGATAAACAGTCTCCGGATATTGCACAGGGCGTAAACGGCACCGGCCTCTACCATGAAATGGGAGCCGGCGATCAGGGCCTCATGTTCGGCTATGCCTCTGACGAAACCCCGGATTTCATGCCCATGCCTATCTGGTATGCCCACAAGCTGGCTATGCGCCTGGCTGAGGTGCGAAAGAAGGGAATACTTACCTTTTTGAGACCGGACGGCAAGACCCAGGTTACGGTCCGTTATGTCAATGGAGAGCCGGTATCCATACCAACCGTGGTTATTGCCGCCCAACATACCCCGGAGGTATCCTATAAAGAGATTAAAGAGGCCATTGTTGAGGAAGTTATCAGGAAGGTCATCCCGGCGCACCTCATGACCGACGATACCGAATACCTGATCAATACGACCGGCCGTTTTGTCGTGGGCGGGCCGCTGGCCGATTGTGGCGTCACCGGGCGAAAAATCATTGTCGATACCTATGGGGGCCGTGGACACCACGGCGGCGGGGCCTTTTCCGGAAAAGACCCCTCTAAGGTGGATCGCAGTCCCTCCTATATGGCCAGATATGTGGCCAAGAATGTAGTGGCCGCCGGTCTGGCGCGGGAATGTGAGGTTCAGGTGGCTTATAGTATCGGTCTGGCCAGGCCGCTTTCCATCAACCTAAATACCTATAGCACAGAGGCCATCCCTAACGACCGGATTGTTAAGATCATTACAGAGAATTTCAGCTTCAAGCCGGCCGACGTTATTAGCTATTTGGATTTAAGGCGCCCCATATTCAAGAAAACAGCGGCTTACGGACACTTCGGCCGGCCGGAGCCGGAGTTCACGTGGGAAAAGCTGGATAAGGTGGAATTATTGAAAGACAAAGCCGGGCTATAA
- a CDS encoding DUF502 domain-containing protein, giving the protein MKRFISKIKNLFLTGLLILIPIFVTIYVATGMINFIDSIGDILPKKLNPETYLPFHIPGLGIIYTVIVALIAGLLVRNYIGKKALGYWEMVVNKIPLVRVLYGALRQVSEAIFVKGDTQFKKVVLIEYPRRGIYSLGFITGKAGDKLSASTRPHMVGVFVPTTPNPTSGFYLIVPEEDIINVDISIEDAFKLILSGGMVSPS; this is encoded by the coding sequence ATGAAGCGATTCATAAGCAAGATAAAAAATCTATTTTTGACCGGGCTTTTAATTCTCATCCCCATCTTCGTGACGATATACGTCGCAACAGGGATGATAAATTTTATTGATTCAATCGGGGACATCCTCCCGAAGAAACTCAATCCTGAGACCTATCTACCTTTCCATATCCCGGGCCTGGGCATCATATACACCGTAATTGTAGCCCTGATTGCCGGGCTTCTGGTCCGCAACTATATCGGCAAAAAGGCCCTGGGCTACTGGGAAATGGTCGTAAATAAAATCCCCTTGGTCAGGGTGCTCTACGGCGCCCTCAGGCAGGTCTCGGAGGCCATATTTGTCAAGGGCGATACCCAGTTTAAAAAGGTAGTATTGATTGAATATCCCCGCCGGGGTATTTATAGTCTTGGTTTTATCACCGGAAAGGCCGGCGATAAACTGTCCGCAAGCACCCGTCCTCACATGGTCGGTGTTTTTGTACCCACAACCCCTAACCCCACCTCTGGATTCTATCTTATAGTACCGGAAGAAGATATTATTAATGTGGATATCTCTATCGAAGATGCCTTTAAGCTTATCCTTTCGGGTGGTATGGTTAGTCCAAGCTAA
- a CDS encoding aspartate 1-decarboxylase — protein sequence MQRLMLKSKLHRVRVTEADLNYEGSLTIDASLMKAAGILPFEMVRVYNINNGERFETYAIEGLPDSGVICLNGAAARKGVVGDLLIVATYALYSEDELAGYRPRLVHVDKDNRIV from the coding sequence ATGCAGAGGCTTATGCTGAAATCGAAACTGCACCGCGTAAGGGTAACGGAGGCCGATCTGAATTACGAAGGCAGCCTGACCATAGACGCCTCTCTTATGAAGGCCGCAGGCATCTTACCTTTCGAAATGGTCCGGGTCTATAATATAAACAACGGCGAACGTTTTGAGACTTACGCTATTGAGGGCCTGCCTGATTCCGGCGTTATCTGTCTTAATGGCGCAGCGGCCCGCAAGGGAGTGGTCGGCGATCTGCTCATAGTAGCCACTTACGCCCTTTACAGCGAAGATGAATTGGCAGGCTACAGACCGCGCCTTGTACACGTAGATAAAGACAACCGCATCGTTTGA